The Neodiprion virginianus isolate iyNeoVirg1 chromosome 5, iyNeoVirg1.1, whole genome shotgun sequence genome contains a region encoding:
- the LOC124306198 gene encoding uncharacterized protein LOC124306198 isoform X3, with product MCMEVPNREMRAQDFDEDVEILEARVEQGSFDNVTVKQERPDDAEIRELAAKMVEANKAKMVTAIGGAQQQRTGQNIVPQPNLPGILGYLSNAKKPVDSSIIKPQLPEGKIPLDDDSQRGRFGWTSFGKCHIPYIFRAGERYCAVRILESKLLNKYLGYLHADIYSCTCIRSYYITEAESKLFNEINIKHCDNQFGRETFTVKDLVVRLADAKEFYTFLDMCYTKLTAGAGQNNPATGMQKAEKCGFIRINKESVVPYTVKDGLKYVPLFYFEGETDNLKLKAEKLEGWDLSYLKFCCKVQGIRNELFASETCSVISLSDIKSYFPPGTGFEDYWPSKVMDSQLLVSSKGGGTGGGWTKQPPTPPAAKQPSVVQNNTNKNNSINLRSAQIPTILPRGVNSNATIHRLGQPRPVVTTHPAHSSPSRVSPGSRTSSVAQQPMLSAVQTACNGWPGLVGGQPTFQTLVSQPSQVIKMTNAPLNMHNQIASSNKTYSPQSRSRGGGSGAGGQYPGVYPVTTMQAAVQAQPPPLVRATTHTSQPNIGATTTYTTPSLGVPSAVSPSTYPHNLLGLSVDQVHALMPPTQSMLSHPARHTPPGHNSATAKYPPPLIPVNGSNNNARDSRSRKPLLPIPDTPTSGSHVPYKVQKALVDEKMVPCINFKPYIYTELLMTLPDFVSQYFPTCDINTCRQVLTDVLGIELFQGNRQQMQMLMEAGKCSSLNEELPLIQVKNIMTYMPQMKYILNPRNIAIPNLAHSAEDHAAKKRQRTS from the exons ATGTGCATGGAAGTCCCCAACAGAGAAATGAGGGCACAAGATTTTGACGAAGATGTTGAAATACTAGAAGCTCGAGTTGAACAAG GTTCTTTTGACAACGTGACGGTGAAGCAGGAGCGACCCGACGATGCGGAGATCAGGGAGCTGGCAGCCAAAATGGTGGAAGCAAACAAGGCGAAAATGGTTACAGCGATAGGCGGTGCGCAGCAGCAGAGGACTGGGCAAAACATAGTGCCTCAGCCAAATTTACCAGGGATACTAGGCTACCTTTCCAATGCCAAAAAACCTGTGGATTCTTCTATAATCAAGCCGCAGCTGCCAGAGGGGAAGATTCCTCTTGACGACGACAGTCAGAGAGGTAGATTTGGTTGGACAAGCTTTGGAAAGTGTCATATACCATACATATTTCGAGCCGGTGAAAGATATTGTGCAGTGAGGATATTGGAGTCTAAATTATTGAACAAATATCTTGGATATCTGCACGCCGATATATACAGCTGCACTTGCATAAGAAGCTACTACATAACAGAGGCGGAGAGCAAGCTGTTCAACGAGATAAACATAAAACACTGCGACAATCAATTTGGTAGGGAAACCTTCACCGTCAAGGATCTTGTCGTGCGGCTCGCAGATGCCAAGGAGTTTTACACGTTTCTGGACATGTGCTATACGAAGTTGACAGCTGGCGCTGGCCAGAACAATCCTGCTACCGGTATGCAGAAGGCTGAGAAGTGCGGTTTTATTCGTATAAACAAGGAGTCGGTCGTTCCCTACACGGTCAAAGATGGTTTAAAATATGTTCCGCTTTTCTACTTTGAGGGAGAGACTGATAACCTTAAACTTAAGGCTGAGAAACTTGAGGGATGGGACCTGTCGTATTTAAAATTCTGCTGCAAAGTTCAGGGAATACGCAATGAACTGTTTGCCAGTGAAACGTGTTCCGTGATCAGTTTGAGTGACATAAAAAGTTACTTTCCGCCCGGCACCGGATTCGAGGATTATTGGCCGAGCAAAGTGATGGACTCGCAGTTGTTGGTGAGCAGTAAGGGTGGGGGCACTGGGGGGGGATGGACAAAACAGCCTCCCACACCTCCCGCTGCTAAGCAGCCATCCGTTGTTCAAAACAATACCAATAAAAACAACTCGATAAATCTTCGAAGCGCTCAAATACCGACCATTTTACCAAGGGGCGTTAACAGTAACGCGACTATCCATAGGCTCGGTCAACCCAGACCCGTCGTCACTACGCACCCTGCCCATTCCTCACCTTCTAGGGTTTCACCTGGTAGCAGGACGAGCTCCGTCGCACAGCAACCTATGCTCAGCGCCGTTCAAACCGCGTGTAACGGATGGCCGGGCCTCGTCGGTGGGCAACCCACATTTCAGACTTTAGTTTCACAGCCGAGCCAAGTCATCAAAATGACCAACGCTCCTCTCAACATGCATAAT CAAATAGCTTCATCGAATAAAACTTACTCACCGCAGTCTAGGAGTAGAGGGGGTGGTAGCGGGGCAGGGGGGCAGTATCCAGGAGTATATCCTGTCACAACGATGCAAGCCGCTGTCCAAGCCCAGCCACCCCCTCTTGTCAGAGCTACCACCCACACCAGTCAGCCCAATATCGG GGCAACAACTACGTACACAACACCAAGCTTGGGTGTTCCCAGCGCCGTCAGTCCAAGTACCTACCCACATAATTTGTTAGGGCTAAGCGTTGATCAGGTCCATGCCTTAATGCCACCAACCCAAAGTATGTTGTCGCATCCTGCGCGACACACACCACCTGGTCACAATTCTGCCACCGCAAAGTATCCACCGCCTCTTATACCCGTTAATGGAAGTAATAACAATGCCAG GGATTCCAGAAGTAGAAAACCGCTGTTACCTATACCGGACACACCTACTTCAGGCTCTCATGTACCGTACAAAGTACAAAAAGCATTGGTTGACGAGAAAATGGTGCCATGCATCAACTTCAAACCATACATTTACACCGAACTGTTAATGACTCTTCCTGACTTTGTATCTCAGTATTTTCCTACTTGTGACATAAACACTTGCAGGCAAGTCCTGACGGATGTTTTGGGTATCGAGTTGTTTCAAGGGAATAG GCAACAGATGCAAATGCTTATGGAGGCAGGTAAATGCTCTTCACTAAATGAAGAGCTTCCTTTGATCCAAGTGAAAAACATAATGACGTACATGCCACAGATGAAGTATATACTCAATCCTCGAAACATAGCTATTCCTAACTTGGCTCACTCGGCCGAAGACCATGCTGCTAAAAAACGTCAACGCACCAGCTAG
- the LOC124306198 gene encoding uncharacterized protein LOC124306198 isoform X2, with the protein MALSSAAAVVLAKSSPPVTAGGGGGGGGSFDNVTVKQERPDDAEIRELAAKMVEANKAKMVTAIGGAQQQRTGQNIVPQPNLPGILGYLSNAKKPVDSSIIKPQLPEGKIPLDDDSQRGRFGWTSFGKCHIPYIFRAGERYCAVRILESKLLNKYLGYLHADIYSCTCIRSYYITEAESKLFNEINIKHCDNQFGRETFTVKDLVVRLADAKEFYTFLDMCYTKLTAGAGQNNPATGMQKAEKCGFIRINKESVVPYTVKDGLKYVPLFYFEGETDNLKLKAEKLEGWDLSYLKFCCKVQGIRNELFASETCSVISLSDIKSYFPPGTGFEDYWPSKVMDSQLLVSSKGGGTGGGWTKQPPTPPAAKQPSVVQNNTNKNNSINLRSAQIPTILPRGVNSNATIHRLGQPRPVVTTHPAHSSPSRVSPGSRTSSVAQQPMLSAVQTACNGWPGLVGGQPTFQTLVSQPSQVIKMTNAPLNMHNQIASSNKTYSPQSRSRGGGSGAGGQYPGVYPVTTMQAAVQAQPPPLVRATTHTSQPNIGYPTYRKDDWATTTYTTPSLGVPSAVSPSTYPHNLLGLSVDQVHALMPPTQSMLSHPARHTPPGHNSATAKYPPPLIPVNGSNNNARDSRSRKPLLPIPDTPTSGSHVPYKVQKALVDEKMVPCINFKPYIYTELLMTLPDFVSQYFPTCDINTCRQVLTDVLGIELFQGNRQQMQMLMEAGKCSSLNEELPLIQVKNIMTYMPQMKYILNPRNIAIPNLAHSAEDHAAKKRQRTS; encoded by the exons ATGGCGTTATCCTCGGCTGCCGCCGTAGTCCTCGCCAAAAGTTCGCCGCCGGTTACtgcaggaggaggaggaggaggaggag GTTCTTTTGACAACGTGACGGTGAAGCAGGAGCGACCCGACGATGCGGAGATCAGGGAGCTGGCAGCCAAAATGGTGGAAGCAAACAAGGCGAAAATGGTTACAGCGATAGGCGGTGCGCAGCAGCAGAGGACTGGGCAAAACATAGTGCCTCAGCCAAATTTACCAGGGATACTAGGCTACCTTTCCAATGCCAAAAAACCTGTGGATTCTTCTATAATCAAGCCGCAGCTGCCAGAGGGGAAGATTCCTCTTGACGACGACAGTCAGAGAGGTAGATTTGGTTGGACAAGCTTTGGAAAGTGTCATATACCATACATATTTCGAGCCGGTGAAAGATATTGTGCAGTGAGGATATTGGAGTCTAAATTATTGAACAAATATCTTGGATATCTGCACGCCGATATATACAGCTGCACTTGCATAAGAAGCTACTACATAACAGAGGCGGAGAGCAAGCTGTTCAACGAGATAAACATAAAACACTGCGACAATCAATTTGGTAGGGAAACCTTCACCGTCAAGGATCTTGTCGTGCGGCTCGCAGATGCCAAGGAGTTTTACACGTTTCTGGACATGTGCTATACGAAGTTGACAGCTGGCGCTGGCCAGAACAATCCTGCTACCGGTATGCAGAAGGCTGAGAAGTGCGGTTTTATTCGTATAAACAAGGAGTCGGTCGTTCCCTACACGGTCAAAGATGGTTTAAAATATGTTCCGCTTTTCTACTTTGAGGGAGAGACTGATAACCTTAAACTTAAGGCTGAGAAACTTGAGGGATGGGACCTGTCGTATTTAAAATTCTGCTGCAAAGTTCAGGGAATACGCAATGAACTGTTTGCCAGTGAAACGTGTTCCGTGATCAGTTTGAGTGACATAAAAAGTTACTTTCCGCCCGGCACCGGATTCGAGGATTATTGGCCGAGCAAAGTGATGGACTCGCAGTTGTTGGTGAGCAGTAAGGGTGGGGGCACTGGGGGGGGATGGACAAAACAGCCTCCCACACCTCCCGCTGCTAAGCAGCCATCCGTTGTTCAAAACAATACCAATAAAAACAACTCGATAAATCTTCGAAGCGCTCAAATACCGACCATTTTACCAAGGGGCGTTAACAGTAACGCGACTATCCATAGGCTCGGTCAACCCAGACCCGTCGTCACTACGCACCCTGCCCATTCCTCACCTTCTAGGGTTTCACCTGGTAGCAGGACGAGCTCCGTCGCACAGCAACCTATGCTCAGCGCCGTTCAAACCGCGTGTAACGGATGGCCGGGCCTCGTCGGTGGGCAACCCACATTTCAGACTTTAGTTTCACAGCCGAGCCAAGTCATCAAAATGACCAACGCTCCTCTCAACATGCATAAT CAAATAGCTTCATCGAATAAAACTTACTCACCGCAGTCTAGGAGTAGAGGGGGTGGTAGCGGGGCAGGGGGGCAGTATCCAGGAGTATATCCTGTCACAACGATGCAAGCCGCTGTCCAAGCCCAGCCACCCCCTCTTGTCAGAGCTACCACCCACACCAGTCAGCCCAATATCGG TTATCCAACCTATAGGAAGGATGACTG GGCAACAACTACGTACACAACACCAAGCTTGGGTGTTCCCAGCGCCGTCAGTCCAAGTACCTACCCACATAATTTGTTAGGGCTAAGCGTTGATCAGGTCCATGCCTTAATGCCACCAACCCAAAGTATGTTGTCGCATCCTGCGCGACACACACCACCTGGTCACAATTCTGCCACCGCAAAGTATCCACCGCCTCTTATACCCGTTAATGGAAGTAATAACAATGCCAG GGATTCCAGAAGTAGAAAACCGCTGTTACCTATACCGGACACACCTACTTCAGGCTCTCATGTACCGTACAAAGTACAAAAAGCATTGGTTGACGAGAAAATGGTGCCATGCATCAACTTCAAACCATACATTTACACCGAACTGTTAATGACTCTTCCTGACTTTGTATCTCAGTATTTTCCTACTTGTGACATAAACACTTGCAGGCAAGTCCTGACGGATGTTTTGGGTATCGAGTTGTTTCAAGGGAATAG GCAACAGATGCAAATGCTTATGGAGGCAGGTAAATGCTCTTCACTAAATGAAGAGCTTCCTTTGATCCAAGTGAAAAACATAATGACGTACATGCCACAGATGAAGTATATACTCAATCCTCGAAACATAGCTATTCCTAACTTGGCTCACTCGGCCGAAGACCATGCTGCTAAAAAACGTCAACGCACCAGCTAG
- the LOC124306198 gene encoding uncharacterized protein LOC124306198 isoform X1: MCMEVPNREMRAQDFDEDVEILEARVEQGSFDNVTVKQERPDDAEIRELAAKMVEANKAKMVTAIGGAQQQRTGQNIVPQPNLPGILGYLSNAKKPVDSSIIKPQLPEGKIPLDDDSQRGRFGWTSFGKCHIPYIFRAGERYCAVRILESKLLNKYLGYLHADIYSCTCIRSYYITEAESKLFNEINIKHCDNQFGRETFTVKDLVVRLADAKEFYTFLDMCYTKLTAGAGQNNPATGMQKAEKCGFIRINKESVVPYTVKDGLKYVPLFYFEGETDNLKLKAEKLEGWDLSYLKFCCKVQGIRNELFASETCSVISLSDIKSYFPPGTGFEDYWPSKVMDSQLLVSSKGGGTGGGWTKQPPTPPAAKQPSVVQNNTNKNNSINLRSAQIPTILPRGVNSNATIHRLGQPRPVVTTHPAHSSPSRVSPGSRTSSVAQQPMLSAVQTACNGWPGLVGGQPTFQTLVSQPSQVIKMTNAPLNMHNQIASSNKTYSPQSRSRGGGSGAGGQYPGVYPVTTMQAAVQAQPPPLVRATTHTSQPNIGYPTYRKDDWATTTYTTPSLGVPSAVSPSTYPHNLLGLSVDQVHALMPPTQSMLSHPARHTPPGHNSATAKYPPPLIPVNGSNNNARDSRSRKPLLPIPDTPTSGSHVPYKVQKALVDEKMVPCINFKPYIYTELLMTLPDFVSQYFPTCDINTCRQVLTDVLGIELFQGNRQQMQMLMEAGKCSSLNEELPLIQVKNIMTYMPQMKYILNPRNIAIPNLAHSAEDHAAKKRQRTS, translated from the exons ATGTGCATGGAAGTCCCCAACAGAGAAATGAGGGCACAAGATTTTGACGAAGATGTTGAAATACTAGAAGCTCGAGTTGAACAAG GTTCTTTTGACAACGTGACGGTGAAGCAGGAGCGACCCGACGATGCGGAGATCAGGGAGCTGGCAGCCAAAATGGTGGAAGCAAACAAGGCGAAAATGGTTACAGCGATAGGCGGTGCGCAGCAGCAGAGGACTGGGCAAAACATAGTGCCTCAGCCAAATTTACCAGGGATACTAGGCTACCTTTCCAATGCCAAAAAACCTGTGGATTCTTCTATAATCAAGCCGCAGCTGCCAGAGGGGAAGATTCCTCTTGACGACGACAGTCAGAGAGGTAGATTTGGTTGGACAAGCTTTGGAAAGTGTCATATACCATACATATTTCGAGCCGGTGAAAGATATTGTGCAGTGAGGATATTGGAGTCTAAATTATTGAACAAATATCTTGGATATCTGCACGCCGATATATACAGCTGCACTTGCATAAGAAGCTACTACATAACAGAGGCGGAGAGCAAGCTGTTCAACGAGATAAACATAAAACACTGCGACAATCAATTTGGTAGGGAAACCTTCACCGTCAAGGATCTTGTCGTGCGGCTCGCAGATGCCAAGGAGTTTTACACGTTTCTGGACATGTGCTATACGAAGTTGACAGCTGGCGCTGGCCAGAACAATCCTGCTACCGGTATGCAGAAGGCTGAGAAGTGCGGTTTTATTCGTATAAACAAGGAGTCGGTCGTTCCCTACACGGTCAAAGATGGTTTAAAATATGTTCCGCTTTTCTACTTTGAGGGAGAGACTGATAACCTTAAACTTAAGGCTGAGAAACTTGAGGGATGGGACCTGTCGTATTTAAAATTCTGCTGCAAAGTTCAGGGAATACGCAATGAACTGTTTGCCAGTGAAACGTGTTCCGTGATCAGTTTGAGTGACATAAAAAGTTACTTTCCGCCCGGCACCGGATTCGAGGATTATTGGCCGAGCAAAGTGATGGACTCGCAGTTGTTGGTGAGCAGTAAGGGTGGGGGCACTGGGGGGGGATGGACAAAACAGCCTCCCACACCTCCCGCTGCTAAGCAGCCATCCGTTGTTCAAAACAATACCAATAAAAACAACTCGATAAATCTTCGAAGCGCTCAAATACCGACCATTTTACCAAGGGGCGTTAACAGTAACGCGACTATCCATAGGCTCGGTCAACCCAGACCCGTCGTCACTACGCACCCTGCCCATTCCTCACCTTCTAGGGTTTCACCTGGTAGCAGGACGAGCTCCGTCGCACAGCAACCTATGCTCAGCGCCGTTCAAACCGCGTGTAACGGATGGCCGGGCCTCGTCGGTGGGCAACCCACATTTCAGACTTTAGTTTCACAGCCGAGCCAAGTCATCAAAATGACCAACGCTCCTCTCAACATGCATAAT CAAATAGCTTCATCGAATAAAACTTACTCACCGCAGTCTAGGAGTAGAGGGGGTGGTAGCGGGGCAGGGGGGCAGTATCCAGGAGTATATCCTGTCACAACGATGCAAGCCGCTGTCCAAGCCCAGCCACCCCCTCTTGTCAGAGCTACCACCCACACCAGTCAGCCCAATATCGG TTATCCAACCTATAGGAAGGATGACTG GGCAACAACTACGTACACAACACCAAGCTTGGGTGTTCCCAGCGCCGTCAGTCCAAGTACCTACCCACATAATTTGTTAGGGCTAAGCGTTGATCAGGTCCATGCCTTAATGCCACCAACCCAAAGTATGTTGTCGCATCCTGCGCGACACACACCACCTGGTCACAATTCTGCCACCGCAAAGTATCCACCGCCTCTTATACCCGTTAATGGAAGTAATAACAATGCCAG GGATTCCAGAAGTAGAAAACCGCTGTTACCTATACCGGACACACCTACTTCAGGCTCTCATGTACCGTACAAAGTACAAAAAGCATTGGTTGACGAGAAAATGGTGCCATGCATCAACTTCAAACCATACATTTACACCGAACTGTTAATGACTCTTCCTGACTTTGTATCTCAGTATTTTCCTACTTGTGACATAAACACTTGCAGGCAAGTCCTGACGGATGTTTTGGGTATCGAGTTGTTTCAAGGGAATAG GCAACAGATGCAAATGCTTATGGAGGCAGGTAAATGCTCTTCACTAAATGAAGAGCTTCCTTTGATCCAAGTGAAAAACATAATGACGTACATGCCACAGATGAAGTATATACTCAATCCTCGAAACATAGCTATTCCTAACTTGGCTCACTCGGCCGAAGACCATGCTGCTAAAAAACGTCAACGCACCAGCTAG